One Microlunatus soli genomic window carries:
- a CDS encoding C-terminal binding protein → MTRRIVVTDHAFGNVDAERAVAAEIGASFAVHQCRTEAETITAVRGADAVLVNFAPMTAAALQALAPAAIVVRYGIGYDNVDVDAARAAGIAVANVPDYGSETVADHAVAALLSLLRRLPVYDGLIRDQGWCQPPDVGPLPALADTTVGLIGTGRIGLAVARRLQAFGTRVLAHDPYADPRIDEVVTRVELDDLLTTSDAISLHCPLVPETAHLIDHRALGRLRPGAVLVNTSRGGLVDTAALTDALSDGRLAGAALDVFEPEPLPADSPLRTQAGVILTPHAAFYSTASVRALQQLAADEVRRALTGAELRSRVA, encoded by the coding sequence ATGACCCGCCGGATCGTGGTCACCGATCACGCCTTCGGCAACGTCGACGCCGAGCGGGCCGTGGCTGCCGAGATCGGCGCCAGCTTTGCCGTGCATCAATGCCGGACCGAGGCCGAGACGATCACGGCCGTCCGTGGCGCGGACGCCGTGCTGGTCAACTTCGCGCCGATGACGGCGGCCGCGTTGCAGGCTCTCGCCCCGGCGGCCATCGTGGTCCGCTACGGCATCGGCTACGACAACGTCGACGTCGACGCGGCCCGCGCAGCCGGAATCGCGGTCGCCAACGTTCCCGACTACGGCAGCGAAACCGTCGCCGACCACGCCGTCGCGGCACTCCTGTCGCTGCTGCGCCGGCTACCCGTCTACGACGGACTGATCCGGGACCAGGGCTGGTGCCAGCCGCCGGACGTCGGCCCGCTACCGGCCCTGGCCGATACAACGGTCGGGCTGATCGGGACCGGCCGGATCGGGCTCGCGGTGGCGCGCCGTCTGCAGGCCTTCGGGACCAGAGTTCTGGCCCACGACCCGTACGCCGATCCTCGGATCGACGAGGTCGTCACCCGGGTCGAGCTGGACGACCTGCTCACGACCAGCGACGCGATCTCGTTGCACTGCCCGCTGGTGCCCGAGACCGCGCACCTGATCGATCACCGGGCCCTCGGCAGACTCCGACCGGGAGCGGTCCTGGTCAACACCTCCCGTGGTGGGCTGGTCGATACGGCCGCGCTGACCGACGCCTTGTCCGACGGCCGGCTCGCCGGTGCCGCACTGGACGTGTTCGAGCCCGAACCGCTGCCGGCCGACAGCCCGCTGCGGACCCAGGCCGGGGTCATTCTCACCCCGCATGCCGCCTTCTACTCCACCGCCTCGGTCCGGGCCCTGCAGCAGCTGGCCGCCGACGAGGTCCGGCGTGCATTGACCGGCGCCGAACTCCGCAGCAGGGTCGCTTGA